CTCGTAACACACTGTCAGTTGAAAATGAATCACATGTATTGCTATAAACAAAAGCTGCTACATAAACATGCTCCCCTTCGTAAATGGAATATCTTTCCGAGCCGACACCGCGAATGGCAAAGCGAAGCGATTCTTTTGTGCGGATTTAAAACTGTAGctagaagcttttttttggggtgaatTCCAccatatttttcatcatcacgTTTCATATTTGTTCGATAGTTGGCAGCATTTAGAATAATCTTGCTCTTGTCTCCATTTTTTAGGTGAAATCGATCGGTGCCTGAAGAAAGTCACTGAGGGTGTAGAAACGTTTGAAGATATTTGGCAGAAAGTTCACAATGCTACAAATAGCAATCAAAAAGTAAGTCGCGACGTAAGTCCACAACGGCCGGTTCTAACGGGGTTACGCCAACATACTGAATGGTAAATgatctctctctccctccatCTTTACTAGGAAAAGTATGAAGCGGATCTCAAGAAGGAAATTAAAAAGTTGCAGCGATTACGcgatcaaatcaaatcatggATCGCTTCCGGCGAGATCAAGGATAAAAGCGCTTTGCTGGAAAACCGTCGGCTCATAGAAACCGTAAGTGGCGAGCGCATCTCCCCGCTGATggcgattttattttaaacaaattataattcTGTATGTTTGTATTTCCAACACCTCCTCCAACAGCAAATGGAGCGGTTTAAGGTGGTCGAACGGGAAACTAAAACGAAAGCATACTCGAAGGAGGGCCTGGGTGCGGCCCAGAAGATGGATCCGGCGCAGcgggaaaaggaagaaattagCTCGTGGCTAACGACGTCCATTACCTCGCTGCAGATACAGATCGATCAGTTCGAGTGTGAGATCGAGTCACTTTTAGCggggaagaagaagaaactcgATAAGGATAAGCAGGACAAGATGGACGAGCTGAAGGGTAAGCTGGAGAGGCACAAGTTCCATGTCACGAAGCTGGAGACGCTGCTGCGAATGCTCGACAATGACGGTGTCGAGGTGGATCAGATCAAGAAGATCAAGGAAGACGTCGAATACTACATCGATTCCTCGCAGGAGCCCGACTTTGAGGAGAACGAATACATCTACGATGATATCATCGGGCTGGATGACGTGGAAATCTCTGGTATGTTTACGCGGTGCCAAGCGACCGATTTGGTGGTTTCAGTCGTGTTCGTGGAAATATAACCGTATCGTTCGTATGCTTCTCTTTTCCCCGCAGGCATCCCGGTGTCGACCGGTACGGATAGCAATAACAGCAATGAGACAGCAGGATCGCCAAGCAGTCTAATATCTGGAACTAGTCCGGCGCAGTCACCGGTGCTAAACTACAGTGCCAGCACGTTACACAATCACAGTAGCGATCTGTCCGCCGATAACAACAATCTGAATGAGAAGCGTTCGAAGAGCGAGGGCACGAAGATTACGGTAAGTCAATAGTGGATGGATGGagtggatgtttttttgttgcattttgccCCCGCCGAGGAGATTAAaatgtgcgttttgtttttttgatcTCGTTCACGGTTTACCAGCCGGTGAAACCGACCGCAATCCGCGCTAGCAAGGTGGACCCGTCCGTCACCGCTGTCAGTAATGCCGTTAACAACAACGGAAGCAGTAATAGCACCAGtaacagcagtagtagtactatcagcaacaacaatacgTCCAAGACCGGGCTGATCAGCTCCACGCCTAGCAAAAATCATACTAATGCTGCCGCGGCGTTACCGAACATGTTGGTGCTACCACAGCCGCCCAACAGTATACCCATCATTGGACCCGCGTTTGCTGCCGTTGCGAAACAACATCCTAGTGAGTATATACGTGAGTAATGCAAAAAAGTGCAGCACATGAAAATGTGCTGTGCGCAAGGATATACAGAATGTTGCTGTTATGCTCGTCAGGGGCAATCAGCAATAATAAACATGGGTAAAATCAATTGACGATTGTTCCTTCGCTTTTAGAAAATGGTTCTATACTCCAGCCCAGCACGCCCACCAGCACGGGAGCAACGGGCGCGTCACCATCGTCAACGAGTGGGCCACTGCAAACGCAAGCACCGAATGCATCGAATGTTTTTAGCAGCCTCAGTCAGATAATTAATACATCTCAACCTAAGCTtagtcagcagcagcagcagcagcaaacgcagAACAGTTTACCGAGCGCTGCGGCCGTTGTCGCTGCAGCGAACAGCAGCAGTGTGCCGGCCACGACACAGTCGAGCGGCTCGTCACAGCAGCAAGCGCAGCAGCAGGCACagccacaacagcaacaatcccAGCAGATTCCTCCCGGTCAGAATTCCATGCTACTTCACAATGCCTTGTCGTCGGCATCGAGTACGGAGAGCAACAATCATGTAATGAGTACATCGTCCGCGTCTACCATCAGTAGTAGCGGGGCGAACGTTATTAATAACTGTGTCTCTCCCAGCAATTCCGCAGTCAGTAGCAGGTAGGTGAACCGTTTCGACGTGGTCTGGTCACGACAAATTCTAACGGGTTGTTTTGCCCTTTGTTcggcgtttcgtttcgttgcttttttttacagagCGTCACCCAGTTTGATGTCACcaccgcagcaacaacagcagcagcagttgttgaACGGTCCCACAACACTCGGTAAGCgcaattgtgttgtgttgtgtatcgCCGAACACACTTCACCCCCACCGAGAAGCCGTGTGTTGTGTAACATTTGGCGCATGTAATGATTCATTGATGCTATTTCCgtgttctttctctctctcgtttaCGGTGCATGTTCTATTGCCCTTTGTAGCGCAAGAAGTGATAAATAGAACAGGAGTTCTCGAAACTGGTCCAACCACCAATCCAAACGCGCTAATGCAGCAGCAgagccaacagcaacaacccaATCCCCAGGGTACGGCAGCGGCAGCGACGGTGGCATCCACTGcgcagcaacaacaagcaGCTGCAGCGGCGgcggccgcagcagcagcagcagctgctgctgcacaagCAGCGGCAGTGGCCGCGGTGGctggtcagcagcagcaacagcagcaacaacagcaatcgcaacagcagcaaccacaaCCACAGCCAGCAGATTCGAGACAGGCTGGGCCAGTTCCTTCGAATCAAACCCCACAAACACAATCCGGCGGCCCGTCGTTCATGGTCGATGCTAGCGGTGTACCAACTGGGGCGAACGCGGGCAACCTACTACCAACATCGTCAGCTACTGCCATCACGAATGGACCGAACACGATCATAAACACAAACTCTAGTATTTCGAACGCCGCCAACGTGAACAGCGGCCCCGGCGGCATGAAGTCTTCTGCCGGTACGCATGAGGCCTGCATACCGCCGCTACTTGGCGTGGCACCTTTAGGCACGTCAAAACTGCAGAAGGAGCATCAAATTCAAGTAATGATACGAGTGATACGAGGAGATATATTACGCAGGACTAAAGTACTGACCCGAACGCATGTTCCGTTGTCTTTTCAGTTCCAACTCATGGAAGCCGCCTACTATCATCTGCCAACACCAAGCGATTCAGAGAGGCTAAGGCCGTACTTGCAACGTCAACCTGTCCAAACTCCACCGCACTTTCCACAGGTTCGTTTTTTTACAGAGAAACAGTTTGAATATTAGGTTCTGTTCATGGCAAGGGAGCACTCAATTTGCAAATCATGGAAATGTTAATCGGATGTTTGATTGGATAACTTTAAACATCTTTCGTAATGGGCGCGATCCGAGTGTTTACAATCTAGAATTTTGACTTATTATCGGTTTCCGTATTAGgtttctgtgtttgtgttgtattaAAGTGTATTGTATAATGATACAGTAACGCTATCTGGATGCTAATgtattcttttcattgtatTTCAGCAACAACTTCCACATTCTGAAACGGTAGAGTTTTTCCAGCGTCTATCACCCGAAACGCTCTTCTTCGTGTTTTACTACATGGAGGGAACGAAGGCTCAATATCTAGCCGCTAAGGCGCTGAAGAAACAGAGCTGGAGATTTCATACGAAATATATGATGTGGTTCCAGCGCCACGAAGAACCGAAAGTGATCAACGAAGAGTACGAGCAGGTAAGGACTGGGATGACGTTTTGTAgtttaatcaattaatttgatGGATACATCATACTAGTCATTGATGGATCCGGGTGCGTGTAACgtgtgggtttttgttgcGGCGCCAGTTCCACATGATACAATATCATCCGGGAGGTTCCCTCTGTATAGTacaccagaaatggcaggacTTGACAGGCTTTGACAATTACCTATTAGGTCCTTccgccaagaagaagaatcaTACTAAATCATATTGCCTATTTGTTCTTGTTACTAATCGCACAATGTTGTTATTAATCTGTATATTCTCAATTAcaattttctctctttttctttctgctttctAGGGAACCTACATCTATTTTGACTATGAAAAATGGGGCCAGCGTAAAAAGGAAGGGTTTACGTTTGAATACAAGTACTTAGAAGACAGGGACCTGAATTGATCTTTACAGATTACGGAActccttttttaaaaaatatgtggaaaacaaaatgaaacgcaaaaaaattgatcaataaaaactataaaatgttctgaaaacaaaaatcaccacCCCCAGGATCGCAAaactcacaacaacaaaagagagaaacaaagaaaaaaaaaacgaaaatacgTGTACGGGAAGCCCACGAAACAAATGTGTGATCACTGGACGGAAATTGATAGAAAACGCGGAGTACATAAagacacatgcacacacattgGTCAATGCATAATTTTCCCGGCAGCTTCGTTTACTTCAACCACAGACACGGCATCAGTCATGATGAGGTGCGATCGAACGCTGGACATAAATACGTACAAATCTACAGCCAAACGCTGGATGTTGTACCTTCTCGTCGATGATCATCTACGTTTATTGAACATCTCAGAATCATCAGAAGTACCAACTTTAAGCTGTTAGTGCGAATCTTCTAGAGCCAGCAGAACCCATTGAACTCTCATTTCAattgtgatttgtttgtccTTCGCAAGTCGGACTTTTAAGAAACTCTCCTGTGTACATATATCAGCGGTGCTCTCGTCCCCGGACTGTTTCAATCATCCTTTTcacaaacattatttaaagCGAATCGATGCGAGGAATATGATGCATTGTATCATCGTTTCTCATCGTCATCGTGTCGAATGGCGCGGGAATGTCAATTGCCTATTGAGCGTAAATTTGTTTTACCTCTGGGACGGTGTtgcgtaaaacaaaaaaacacgagttCAGTACGATACGAGGGTTGCAACAGTGGCGAGAAGCGCGTACATTGTGTAGTAAACATTAAGCAGCAGAAAGAACCCATTCACACAGACACAACGTCGTAAACACATAAACACccattgattgattgattgatgataGAAAATAGATTTTAAACTTCAAATCGTGAAAACGGAAAAGATGAAGCGGTATAAAATAACGTAAACAAATCAGCAGAAAAAAggttaaagaaacaaaaaatcataaaaaagtaTGCAACACATGAAGCATCCCGTTCGCAATGCGGTACAAGAATAATAGGCGAGAGTGGGTTATTTTGTAGATCAAATGATTCGGTCATGCGTTAGTTTGCCATTTTCTGCATTGCGTGCAAGAAGAAATATCATTTCATCCTCAACACCGCGTGCTTAGAGGGTTAGTAAGCTTACGGTGgtaacaaaaacgaacaaaacaaacccccccgAAACAATGTAAAAAGAAATTACTTCAACATCTTACAAAACAGTATCCGGTTCGAGGCGGAAATGCGAACATGATTTACAAATGATCATAGCAgttacaaaacacaaacatacacacacacacacataaacattcAATCATCTGTCCATACAATAATTCTAGGGAAGGAAATTGTGATGAGCGTTAGAAGATTGTAACAGACACTGTGTATGTTAAGTTAACCACTTACGCACTATTTGGTGTGGAATTCTCTCACACAATGTTTTGGCCCCCTGTTTTTCCGACACTACGCTGTTATCTTGTTTGGGTGGTTATAATTGAACTTGCAAAAACTGGACAGTGGTTTGAGTGTAGAAAGCttgtcccgttttttttttcataggtACATTGTGTTGGTCAAGCAAGCAGTAGCAGGTGCCGATACGCGTGCATGTAGGAAGGTATCAATAATCTCTCAACTCTgtacacagcaaacaaaactgtcCAATAATCCATTCGAATCAGAGAGTCTGTAAACGAATTGTAAATCATGTcactgcagaagaaaaaaaggggcaTCAGTGGCGGGGGGTGAACAACCTTCTCAGCACAAggcaggaaacaaaaaaaaaaacactatcgcAACATACGGAAGAATCCACCGTGCAAATCATACACGCAGTGGCCTGTTTGGGGTTTTGAGTTGCCTGTAGCACTTTGTGCCCTCCGAGTAAAAGCAAGCAATCCATGTACACACCACATTCATTCATGCAGGTCATACCCGACGGAGCACGATCCTTTGGCGTCGCTTTACAAGGACAA
This Anopheles marshallii chromosome 3, idAnoMarsDA_429_01, whole genome shotgun sequence DNA region includes the following protein-coding sequences:
- the LOC128710903 gene encoding CCR4-NOT transcription complex subunit 3, whose product is MAATRKLQGEIDRCLKKVTEGVETFEDIWQKVHNATNSNQKEKYEADLKKEIKKLQRLRDQIKSWIASGEIKDKSALLENRRLIETQMERFKVVERETKTKAYSKEGLGAAQKMDPAQREKEEISSWLTTSITSLQIQIDQFECEIESLLAGKKKKLDKDKQDKMDELKGKLERHKFHVTKLETLLRMLDNDGVEVDQIKKIKEDVEYYIDSSQEPDFEENEYIYDDIIGLDDVEISGIPVSTGTDSNNSNETAGSPSSLISGTSPAQSPVLNYSASTLHNHSSDLSADNNNLNEKRSKSEGTKITPVKPTAIRASKVDPSVTAVSNAVNNNGSSNSTSNSSSSTISNNNTSKTGLISSTPSKNHTNAAAALPNMLVLPQPPNSIPIIGPAFAAVAKQHPSEYIQNGSILQPSTPTSTGATGASPSSTSGPLQTQAPNASNVFSSLSQIINTSQPKLSQQQQQQQTQNSLPSAAAVVAAANSSSVPATTQSSGSSQQQAQQQAQPQQQQSQQIPPGQNSMLLHNALSSASSTESNNHVMSTSSASTISSSGANVINNCVSPSNSAVSSRASPSLMSPPQQQQQQQLLNGPTTLAQEVINRTGVLETGPTTNPNALMQQQSQQQQPNPQGTAAAATVASTAQQQQAAAAAAAAAAAAAAAAQAAAVAAVAGQQQQQQQQQQSQQQQPQPQPADSRQAGPVPSNQTPQTQSGGPSFMVDASGVPTGANAGNLLPTSSATAITNGPNTIINTNSSISNAANVNSGPGGMKSSAGTHEACIPPLLGVAPLGTSKLQKEHQIQFQLMEAAYYHLPTPSDSERLRPYLQRQPVQTPPHFPQQQLPHSETVEFFQRLSPETLFFVFYYMEGTKAQYLAAKALKKQSWRFHTKYMMWFQRHEEPKVINEEYEQGTYIYFDYEKWGQRKKEGFTFEYKYLEDRDLN